CGCGCCCGGCCTGCTAGCGTGCGTCCGTCCGGTCTGCCCGTTCGGGCGCGTCCGGTCCGGCTCGCCGATCGCGGCTGTCGGCCCGGCCTCGCCGCGGGGTGGGAGGCCGGGCCCGACCGGCGTTCAGCAGCGGCGCCAGTCGTTCGGGCGGCCGAGCCGCCAGTCGTTCGGACGGCCGATGCGCCAGTCGTTCGGACGGGAGGTGTTCGCGCTGGTGGTGATGGTGTTCCGCATACCGGTCTCCTTGGGGTGCTCGACTGTGCGTGATCGGCCGGTTACCGTGTCATCATCAGTCGTGGGGTGGTGACACAATGGTCGCCGGGGGTAGTGAACGACGCGCGTCATCGTGGTGGTGGCGGCACTGGTCGTTGTGGCGGTTGCCGCGCGCGGCACTGGGTTACGTGCTCGGTGTCGAGGCCGTGGCGCTCTGCGCGGTCCTGACGAGCGCGGCCGTGCTCCCGGTGACCGGGCGCCACCTGGTGTGGTTCGCGGTGCTGGCCGGTGCCGCGGTGGTGCACTTCGAGGCGGCGCGCGGCCTGGAGCGGGTGCGCGAGGTCGCCGCCGAGGGCAGCCCCTACGCGCACCCGCAGTCGATCTGGCTCTTCGCCGGGGTGCTGGTGCTGCCACCGCCGCTGGTGGCGGCGCTGGTGGCGATCAGCTACGGCTACGGGTGGCTGCGGATCTACCGGCGCAGCCCGCTGCACCGCAAGACCTTCTCCGCCTCGACGGTGCTGCTGGGCTGCTGGGCCGCCGGCGCGATCCTGTACGCCGCGCACCCCGACCAGAGCCTGCCGCACGCCGCGCAGCTCGACGGCCCGGTGGACCTCGGCGCCCTGGTCGCCGCCGGCATCGCGTACTGGCTGGTCAACCTGGCCCTGGTGGTGGGCGCGATCCTGCTCACCTCGCCGACCCGGCCGGGCCGCGAGGTGCTGGGGCCGCTGAGCCAGCAGCTGGTGATCGCCGCGTCCATCGGCCTGGGCACGGGCCTGGCCGTGGTGCTGGTGACGGCGCCGTGGGTGGTGCCGGTGCTGGTGGTGACCATGCTCGGCATGCACCTGGGGCTGCTGCTGCCGGTCTACCGCACCGCGGCCCGCGTCGACGGCAAGACCGGCGCGCTCACCGCCACCGCGTGGCAGGAGCACGCCGCGGCCGAGCTGAACCGAGCCCAGGCCACCGGCTCGCCGATCGCGGTGATCATCGTGGACCTGGACCACTTCAAGGACATCAACGACACGCACGGCCACCTGGCCGGTGACCACGCGCTGTGCGCGGTGGCCGCCGAGCTGCGCCGCCAGGTCCGCGACGGCGACCTGGTGGGCCGGCTGGGCGGGGAGGAGTTCGTGGTGCTGCTGCCCGGCGCGGGCCTGGCCGCCGCCCGGCAGGTCGCCGAGCGCGTCCGGCAGGCCGTGCGGGTGCCGCTGACCGAGGTGCCCACCACCGGGCCGGAGCGCACGCTGCGGTTCACCGCCTCGCTGGGCGTGGCCGCCCACCCGTGGCACGGCGACACCGTCGACGGCCTGCTGCTGGCCGCCGACACCGCCCTGTACCAGGCCAAGCACCACGGCCGGGACCGGGTGGAGGTCGCCGCGGCCGGTGCGGCCGGACCGGTGCTCTGACCGTCCATGGGTGAGCCGACCCGCGAACCCACGCTGTACCGGGCGGTGTTCGCCCACGTCGAGTTCCGGGCCCTGTTCGCCGCGCACACCGTGTCCACCGCGGGCGACCAGTTCGCCCGGGTCGCGCTCACCGTGCTGGTCTACCGGGACACCGGCTCCCCGGCGTGGGCGGCGGTGGCCTACGCGCTGACGTTCCTGCCCGACCTGGTCGGCGGGCCGCTGCTGGCGGGCCTGGCGGACCGCTACCCGCGCCGCGCGGTCATGATCTGCTCGGACCTGGCCCGCGCCCTGCTGGTCGCGGCCATGGCCGTGCCCGGCCTGCCGTGGCCGGCGGTGTGCGCCCTGGTGGTGCTGCTGCAACTGGCGGGCGCCCCGGCCGTACCGGCCCGCACCGCGCTGCTGCCGCACATCCTGCCCGGACCCGCCTTCCGCGCGGGCGCCGCCGCCCTGTCGACGGTCAGCCAGGCCGCCCAGGTCGCCGGCTTCGCCGCGGGCGGCCTCCTGGTCGTGCTGGTGGGCACCAGCGGGGTCCTGCTGCTCGACGCCGCGTCGTTCGCCGTCTCGGCCGCGCTGGTGGCCCGCTGGGTGCGCGACCGCCCGGTACCGGCCGCGACCGGCGGCGCGACGGCGCGGCCGGGCTGGTGGACCTCGCTGGTCGCCGGCGCCGGCCTGGTCCGCCGCGACCGGCGGCTGCTGGCCCTGCTCGGCTTCGCCGCGCTGTCGGCGTTCCACATCTCCGGCGAGGCGCTGGCCGTGCCGCTGGCCGACCAGCAGGGCGGCGGTCCGGTCGCGGCCGGGTTGCTGTTCGCCGCCTACCCGGCGGGCTGCGCCCTGGCCTCGCTGGTGGTGGCGACCCGGCCCGAGCGCACCCAGCTGCGCGCCCTGCCCGTGCTGGCCGCGGTCACCAGCCTGCCGCTGATCGCCTGCGCGCCGAGACCCGGCCTGGCCGCCCTGGTGGTGCTGTTCGCCCTGGCCGGTGCCGCCAGTGCCTATCACGCCATCGCCTCGCCGACGTTCGCGCTGTGGACGCCCGACGCGTGCCGGGGGCAGGTCTACGGGCTGGCCATCACCACGTTGAAGCTGGCGCAGGGGTTGGGCGTGGCGGCGGCGGGGCTGGCCGCCGAACGCCTCGCCGCGCACCAGGTCGTGGCGGTGGCGGGGGTGCTGGGGTTGCTGGCCGCCGCGGGGGTTACCGCGTTGTGGCGGCACAGCGGCGCTGTCGCGCCGGCTTCGGGGGCGGCGGGGGCCGCGGATTCGGGGGCTGCGGATTCGGGGGCGGCTGGTTCGGGGGCGGCGGGTTCCTGAGAGCCCTGGAGGGGCCGCCGCAAGCCCAGGGAGGCCACTGCAAGCCCGGGAAGGCCACCGCAAGCCCAGGAGGCCGCCGCGTCGTGACCCGCCGGGAGCCCGGCTCTCAGCCCGCCGCCACGTGCTCGCGCAGCGCGTCCGCGAACGCGGCGGCGGGCACCCAGCCGTCGGCCTCTCGCGCCGCGGCGGGCACCTCCACCGCCAGCAGCGGCTCACCGGTGACCTCGACGCGCTCCCCGGCCGGGTAGGCGTGCAGCCGCGGGACGCCCGGCCACACCGGCACGTCCGCCTCGGCACCGTCAACGAGGGTGACCCGCAGGGCCATGACCTGCTCGTCCCCGTCGGCGCGCGGGTCGACCCGCACCTGGTGCACCCGCACCGCCCGGTCCGCCAACAGCCCCGCCACCGCCTGGGCCAGGCCGTCGCTGGCCGCGATCAGCCGCGCCCGCCGCTCGATCTCGCGCAGCCGGTCGCTCGGCGGCAGCTCGCGGGACCGGCCCTTCTCGTCGCGGATCGCGACCGGGGCGGGTGCCGGCCGGACGAACCACTCCCGCGCCCCGGCCTCCACGTCCGTCCTGCTCGCCACGACGACCTCCCGCGCATAGGTGAGCAACGCTCGGGTGAGCGGTGCTCGCGAATCCTAGGTCGCGTGGAATCGGCGGTCGCCGGGACGGGCCGCCCCCGATCCGGTGATCGGGTGGACCGCGCCGGGCGCCGACGGGCACCCAATAGGCTGGCACCGCCGCCGTGACCGCACCGGAAGCCCGCCCTGAGGAGCGACGTCGTGAAGCTGACCCGGGTCAACGACCAGGTGCACGTGGTCACCGGAACCAACGTGAACTGGGCCCTGGTGAGCGACGGCTCCGCGCTGACCCTGGTCGACGCCGGCTACCCGAACGACAGCGGGGCCCTGCTGGAGTCCATCACCGCGATCGGCCACCGCCCCGAGGACGTCACCGCGATCCTGCTCACCCACGCCCACCTCGACCACATGGGCGGCGTCCCCGCCATGACCGGGCGGTACGGCACGCCGGTGATGACCGGCGCCGAGGAGGCCCGGCACGCCCGCCGCGAGTACCTGGAGCAGATCACGCCCGCCCAGATGCTGCGCCAGTGCACGCGGCCGGCCGGGCTGCGGTGGGTCGCCGCGACCGTGCGCGCGGTCGGGCCGGCCAACGTCAAGATGGCGTTGGACGAGGTCGTCGCGGTCGAGCCGAACACGCCGCTGGACGTGCCGGGCGGCCTGGTGGCCGTGCCCACGCCGGGGCACACCAGGGGCCACACCGCCTACCTGATGCCGTCGACCGGGGTGCTGTTCAGCGGCGACACCCTGGTCACCGGTCACCCGCTGTCCCGGCTGGGCACCGGCGCGCAGCGGCTGCCGGAGGTGTTCAACGAGTCCGAGGACGGGGTCACCGAGGCCATCGAGAGCCTGCGGGGGCTGCCCGCGGACGTGCTGGTGCCCGGCCACGGCGAGCCGGTGCGCGCGCCCGTCGCCACGCTGGTCGACCGGGCGCTGAACCGCTGAACCGCTGAACCGGCCGGGCGCTGCCGAGCCTGCCGCGCCGCCGTTCACCCCGCCGGGGTGCCTCGTCGCCACGCCGGACCGCCACGCCGGACCGCCACGCCGGACCGCCACGCCGGACCGCCACGCCGGACCGCCACGCCGGACCGCCACGCCGGACCGCCACGCCGGACCGCCACGCCGGACCGCCACGCCGGACCGCCACGCCGGCCCGTCACACCAGCCGGCTGGGCGCTGAACAGCTGAGCCGACCGGGCGCTGAACAGCTGAGCCGACCGGGCGCTGAACCGCCGAGGTTCACCCCTCCGGGTGGTTGCGGGGCCGCGTCACCCTGACGCGCGAACCGAAGGCCGGTGGTCCCGCCCTCCGCTGCCCGACCATCTGCCGCGTGACCTCTACGCCGATCTTCGACGAACTCGTCGCGTTCTACCTGTCGGACGACCTCCCGCCGGAGCCGCCGCGCCCGCCGTGCACCACCGAGGGCACCGGGACCGCGACGGGTGTGCTGGCCCAGTGGTGGTCGCACTGCGAGCGAACCGCAGGCTGACCGGTGGTCGAACGATTCACCACAACCCCGGGGAATCCGGGCCACGTGGAATTCCAGGGGTCGGGGGAAAGCGGTGAAACCGGGGTGCCGCGCCTCACCCCTCCCGGCTTTCGTGCGCCTCGCGGAACTCCTCCACGACGTGCGCGGGCAGCCGGCCGCGATCGGCCAGGTCGTGGCCGTTGCGCCGGGCCCACTCGCGGATGGCCTTGGAGGTCTCGCTCGACCTCCTCGGACCCCTCCGGGTGGTCGCGGCGCCGCGTCGCGACCGCTTGCCCACCTTGTCCGCGTGGGCGATGAACTGGGCCAACGCGTCGTGGAGCCGACGCGCGTTGCCGGCGGAGAGATCTATCTCGTACGACACGCCGTCCAGGCCGAACGAGACCGTCGCGACGTCCTCCGACGAGCTCCCGTCGAGGTCGTCGACCAACCGCACCAGCACTTGCCGTGCCATTCCGAACCTCCCGCGCCATTCCTCCCCGGACCAGGATAACCCCTTCGAGATCGACCAAATCGGCACCGTCGAAGACGAATGCAGTTCATCTTGACCGAATGCATCCCGCCGGCCAAGAAGTTCACGACGCAAATTCACGTTGTTCACCGGCGACGGCCGCCGCGCCTGCGGTAACGTCGGGCGCCCGCGGACCGGGGAGGTACGGCATGCGCAACCACCGCAGCCGCGTGTTGTTCGAGGGCCGCGACCGGGCCCCGGCGCGGTCGTTCGTCCGCGGCATGGGCCTGACCGACGAGGACATCGCCAAGCCCCAGGTCGGGGTGGTGCACTGCTGGGTGGGCACCATGCCGTGCAACCTCAACCACCGGGTGCTGGCCGGGCGGGTCGCCGAGGGCGTGCGCGCGGCGGGCGGCAACCCGGTCGAGGTCAACACGATCGCGGTGTCCGACGGCATCACCATGGGCACCGAGGGCATGCGCATGTCGCTGGTGAGCCGCGAGGTCATCGCCGACTCCATCGAGCTGGTCGGCCGCGCCCACATGTTCGACGCCCTGGTGACCATCGTGGGCTGCGACAAGACGGTCCCGGCGGCCGCGATGGCGCACGTCCGGCTCGACCTGCCCGGCGTGGTCCTCTACTCCGGGTCGATCCGGCCGGGCCGGTTCCGCGGCCGGGACGTCACCGTCATGGACGTCTTCGAGGCCGTCGGCGCCAACGCGGCGGGCGAGCTCGACGACGCCGGCCTGCGCGAGCTGGAGGAGAACGCGTGCCCCGCGCCCGGCGCGTGCGGCGGCCAGTACACGGCCAACACCATGGCCACCGCGCTGGAGTTCCTGGGCCTGTCGCCGATGGGCTCGGCCAGTCCGCCGGCCGCGGACGCCCGCAAGGACGAGGTGGCGCGCGAGGCCGGGCGGCTGGTGCTGCGGCTGCTCGACCAGGACCTCACGCCCGGCAGGCTGCTGGGCCCGGCGTCGTTCGAGAACGCCGTCGCGGCCGGTGCGGCCACCGGCGGCTCCACGAACCTGGTGCTGCACCTGCTGGCGATCGCCCGCGAGGCGGGCGTGCCGCTGGACCTGGCGGCCATCGACGGGATCAGCCGCCGCACGCCGCTGCTGGCCGACCTCAAGCCCGGCGGCCGGTACACCGCGGTGGACCTGGACCGCGCCGGCGGCACCCGGCTGGTCGGCAGGCGCATGCTGGAGGCGGGCGCCCTGCGCGGCGAGGCGTTGACCGTCACCGGGCGCACCATCGCCGAGGAGGTGCGCGACGCCCCGGCCGCACCGGGCCAGGACGTCGTCGCCGACGCCGGCCGACCGCTCTCGCCCACCGGCGGCCTGGTCGTGCTCACCGGCAACCTCGCCCCGGACGGCGGCGTGCTCAAGGTCGCCGGGCACACCCGGACCACCCACGTCGGCCCGGCCCGCGTGTTCGACTCCGAGGAGGCCGCGATGGCCGCCGTGCAGGCGCGGCAGGTGGTCGCCGGGGACGTGGTGGTGATCCGGTACGAGGGGCCCAAGGGCGGTCCCGGGATGCGCGAGATGCTCGGCGTCACCGCCGCCCTGGTGGGCCAGGGGCTGGGCGAGCGGGTCGCGCTGCTGACCGACGGCCGGTTCTCCGGGGCGACCAGGGGCCTGATGATCGGCCACGTCGCGCCCGAGGCGGCCGAGGCCGGGCCGATCGCCGCCCTGCGGGACGGGGACGTGGTCACCGTCGACGTCGGGCGGCGGCTGCTGCGGGTCGACCTCACCGACGAGGAGCTGGGGCGGCGCCTGGCCGACTGGGTGCCGCCCGAACCGCGCTACCCCGGCGGGGTGATGGCGAAGTACCGCAAGCTGGTCTCTTCGGCCGCCCTGGGTGCCGTCACGGGCTGAGCGCCGGCACCGCCGGCATGAACTGCCCGCCGATTGGGTAGTTTCCGCGCTGGTGTGGCGTCTTCAGCAGGGAGGGCGTGAGGTGGGATGACGGCGTTGGAGCCCGACCTGAGGACGCGGGTCGACGTGGCCGACGGGGGGCGCGCGGTCCTGCTGCACGTCCGCGGCGAGGTCGACCAGGGTGCTGTCGAGCGCCTGGACTGGGCGTTCACCGAGGCGGTCGGCACGGCGACGCGGGTCGGTGCCCGGCTGCTCCTCGTCGAGCTGGGTGAGGTGGAGTACTTCGCCTCGGTGGGCATGACGGCGCTGCTGCACGCCCAGGAGCGGGCCGACCGGTGCGGGGTCGAGCTGGTGGTGGTCGCCCCCGCCAGGCACCTGGTCACCACCCTGCTGGCGATGACGGGCCTGGACACGGTGATCCGCGTGGTCCACTCCGCTGACGACGCGCTCGCCGAGGTCGACCCCGGGACGCCGGAGCGGTAGTCCCGGCTCGGGAGCGGTGGCCTCGGGCTTCACGGGACCGGTGTTCCGGTTCAGGGCCGGGCCGGCCCTGAGCCGGGCGCCGGGGCGTGCGTACCGCCGGCACCGGCGGGCATCACGTGGCGCGACACCGCCGGTGGGACGTCGGTGGCCCCGGTCGGGTTCCTCCCGCCGTGAGGAACCCGACCGGGGCCGGTCCGGGAGCCCGGCTGGTGCGCGGGGCCCAGTCGGGGCTGGTCGGTGCCGGCGATCGGTGCCGGCGGCCGGGGTCAGCGGGTGGTGCAGTGGGTGCCGTTGAGCCGGAACACCGACGGCGGCACGTTCGGGCCCTGGTAGGAGGCGACGAAACCGG
This portion of the Saccharothrix syringae genome encodes:
- a CDS encoding GGDEF domain-containing protein; this translates as MLGVEAVALCAVLTSAAVLPVTGRHLVWFAVLAGAAVVHFEAARGLERVREVAAEGSPYAHPQSIWLFAGVLVLPPPLVAALVAISYGYGWLRIYRRSPLHRKTFSASTVLLGCWAAGAILYAAHPDQSLPHAAQLDGPVDLGALVAAGIAYWLVNLALVVGAILLTSPTRPGREVLGPLSQQLVIAASIGLGTGLAVVLVTAPWVVPVLVVTMLGMHLGLLLPVYRTAARVDGKTGALTATAWQEHAAAELNRAQATGSPIAVIIVDLDHFKDINDTHGHLAGDHALCAVAAELRRQVRDGDLVGRLGGEEFVVLLPGAGLAAARQVAERVRQAVRVPLTEVPTTGPERTLRFTASLGVAAHPWHGDTVDGLLLAADTALYQAKHHGRDRVEVAAAGAAGPVL
- a CDS encoding MFS transporter — translated: MGEPTREPTLYRAVFAHVEFRALFAAHTVSTAGDQFARVALTVLVYRDTGSPAWAAVAYALTFLPDLVGGPLLAGLADRYPRRAVMICSDLARALLVAAMAVPGLPWPAVCALVVLLQLAGAPAVPARTALLPHILPGPAFRAGAAALSTVSQAAQVAGFAAGGLLVVLVGTSGVLLLDAASFAVSAALVARWVRDRPVPAATGGATARPGWWTSLVAGAGLVRRDRRLLALLGFAALSAFHISGEALAVPLADQQGGGPVAAGLLFAAYPAGCALASLVVATRPERTQLRALPVLAAVTSLPLIACAPRPGLAALVVLFALAGAASAYHAIASPTFALWTPDACRGQVYGLAITTLKLAQGLGVAAAGLAAERLAAHQVVAVAGVLGLLAAAGVTALWRHSGAVAPASGAAGAADSGAADSGAAGSGAAGS
- a CDS encoding MBL fold metallo-hydrolase; the protein is MKLTRVNDQVHVVTGTNVNWALVSDGSALTLVDAGYPNDSGALLESITAIGHRPEDVTAILLTHAHLDHMGGVPAMTGRYGTPVMTGAEEARHARREYLEQITPAQMLRQCTRPAGLRWVAATVRAVGPANVKMALDEVVAVEPNTPLDVPGGLVAVPTPGHTRGHTAYLMPSTGVLFSGDTLVTGHPLSRLGTGAQRLPEVFNESEDGVTEAIESLRGLPADVLVPGHGEPVRAPVATLVDRALNR
- a CDS encoding histone-like nucleoid-structuring protein Lsr2: MARQVLVRLVDDLDGSSSEDVATVSFGLDGVSYEIDLSAGNARRLHDALAQFIAHADKVGKRSRRGAATTRRGPRRSSETSKAIREWARRNGHDLADRGRLPAHVVEEFREAHESREG
- the ilvD gene encoding dihydroxy-acid dehydratase, producing MRNHRSRVLFEGRDRAPARSFVRGMGLTDEDIAKPQVGVVHCWVGTMPCNLNHRVLAGRVAEGVRAAGGNPVEVNTIAVSDGITMGTEGMRMSLVSREVIADSIELVGRAHMFDALVTIVGCDKTVPAAAMAHVRLDLPGVVLYSGSIRPGRFRGRDVTVMDVFEAVGANAAGELDDAGLRELEENACPAPGACGGQYTANTMATALEFLGLSPMGSASPPAADARKDEVAREAGRLVLRLLDQDLTPGRLLGPASFENAVAAGAATGGSTNLVLHLLAIAREAGVPLDLAAIDGISRRTPLLADLKPGGRYTAVDLDRAGGTRLVGRRMLEAGALRGEALTVTGRTIAEEVRDAPAAPGQDVVADAGRPLSPTGGLVVLTGNLAPDGGVLKVAGHTRTTHVGPARVFDSEEAAMAAVQARQVVAGDVVVIRYEGPKGGPGMREMLGVTAALVGQGLGERVALLTDGRFSGATRGLMIGHVAPEAAEAGPIAALRDGDVVTVDVGRRLLRVDLTDEELGRRLADWVPPEPRYPGGVMAKYRKLVSSAALGAVTG
- a CDS encoding STAS domain-containing protein, coding for MTALEPDLRTRVDVADGGRAVLLHVRGEVDQGAVERLDWAFTEAVGTATRVGARLLLVELGEVEYFASVGMTALLHAQERADRCGVELVVVAPARHLVTTLLAMTGLDTVIRVVHSADDALAEVDPGTPER